A window from Citrus sinensis cultivar Valencia sweet orange chromosome 3, DVS_A1.0, whole genome shotgun sequence encodes these proteins:
- the LOC127901225 gene encoding LOW QUALITY PROTEIN: protein DJ-1 homolog B-like (The sequence of the model RefSeq protein was modified relative to this genomic sequence to represent the inferred CDS: inserted 3 bases in 2 codons; deleted 1 base in 1 codon) produces the protein MPCHPYNRGHSTVFSFTATAAMSSTSKKVLLPVANGSEPIEAVITIDVLRRSGADVTVASVEKQLRVDACHGVKIVADSLVSDCRDAVFDLIALPGGMPXATNLKESEVLESIVKKQASDGHLNAAICASPAVVLGSWGLLKGLKATCYPSFLEQLAPACAATVESRVQQDGKVVTSRGPGTTMEFAVALVEQLYGKEKADEVSGPLVMRANHGDEYTIAEFNPIQWTFDNSPQILVPIANGSEEMEAVIIIDILXANVVVASVEDKLEILASRQVKLVADMLIDEAAKLSYDLIVLPGGLGGAQAFAKSEKLVNMLKKQKESNRPYGAICASPALVLEPHGLLKGKKATAFPAMCNKLSDQSEIENRVVVDGNLITSRGPGTSMEFALAIVEKFFGRNKALELAKILLLSCT, from the exons ATGCCATGTCACCCATACAATCGTGGTCATTCAACAGTTTTCTCCTTCACAGCGACAGCTGCAATGTCTTCAACTTCCaaaaag GTTTTGTTGCCTGTTGCGAACGGGAGTGAGCCGATTGAGGCCGTGATAACGATCGATGTTTTGAGAAGGTCTGGAGCTGACGTCACGGTTGCGTCTGTGGAGAAACAGCTTCGTGTCGACGCGTGTCATGGTGTCAAGATTGTCGCTGATTCTCTCGTGTCTGACTGCCGCGACGCCGTTTTTGATCTTATAGCTCTTCCC GGTGGCATGC GTGCTACCAATCTGAAAGAATCTGAAGTATTAGAAAGCATTGTGAAGAAGCAGGCTTCAGATGGGCATCTTAATGCTGCTATCTGTGCTTCACCTGCTGTGGTGTTAGGGTCTTGGGGTCTGTTGAAGGGATTGAAG GCTACTTGTTATCCGTCATTTCTGGAGCAATTAGCTCCTGCTTGTGCAGCA ACTGTTGAATCAAGAGTACAGCAGGATGGTAAAGTTGTTACGAGTCGTGGACCGGGCACTACCATGGAGTTTGCCGTTGCACTTGTTGAGCAGTTGTATGGGAAAGAGAAAGCTGATGAAGTTTCTGGGCCACTG GTAATGCGTGCAAATCATGGAGATGAATACACTATTGCTGAGTTCAATCCAATTCAGTGGACATTTGACAATTCTCCTCAG attCTTGTGCCTATTGCGAATGGTTCAGAGGAGATGGAAGCtgttataataattgatattct CGCAAATGTTGTGGTTGCGTCAGTTGAGGATAAACTAGAAATTCTGGCTTCTCGTCAAGTTAAATTAGTGGCAGATATGCTTATTGATGAGGCAGCTAAACTTTCGTATGATTTGATTGTCTTGCCA GGTGGACTTGGTGGTGCTCAAGCATTTGCGAAGTCAGAAAAATTGGTAAATATGCTAAAGAAGCAAAAGGAATCAAATAGACCTTACGGTGCTATATGTGCATCCCCAGCACTAGTGTTGGAGCCCCATGGCTTACTCAAG GGTAAAAAAGCTACGGCTTTTCCTGCCATGTGCAACAAGCTATCAGATCAAAGTGAAATCGAAAACAGGGTTGTGGTTGATGGTAACCTTATCACCAGCAGAGGGCCTGGAACTTCCATGGAGTTTGCACTGGCAATTGTGGAGAAGTTTTTTGGCCGCAACAAAGCTCTTGAGCTTGCAAAGATATTGCTTCTCTCCTGCACCTAA